GGTAGGAAGTCGTGGGCCTGGGcggaggcccacgaccgagtcaACGTACTCCCGGGAAGGGTCGCACACCCGCGAACGGAGTCGACGAATCCCGGCAACGCAAGTCAGCCCACAGTCCAACGTCTCGGACAGTGGCCCACCtgttagcgactcgttaattaatctCTGATTAATTAATTCGTTTCTGAGAGGCAAAAATAAGCTCCGACTCGGCTTATTCCCGCAACCCGCAGCGCGCGCGTgtcgtgacgaggcgggcggcggaggaggagcgtgtGCGTACCACTCCTCTTTCCAAGCTCCCAATgacaagtggtagagcagcccttataaagtggtctcaactctcctcaactagcaaggtgggactaaacttcccaccacctgccatctcatGCATGTgcctcaagattaaccagggattagtgtcttatatgggcctaagcccatccataatccaacaacCCAAACGGACGAAAACAAGCCAAAACGGACGTCCATCTGGGGTCGTGCGCTGGGGTTGGCCTAACGACCGATGCCTTTGGGCCTCTCCGATAGAAAAATCGATAAATCCTACGGCAGTTTGGTCGACCGACACATTTTTTTTCTTAAATGAGCTTTAAgagccccagcctctgcatcaatcgatgcaaaCGTTTATCTTTATTTATTATTCAATATAAGTctaacaaaaacatacatcaagccaccggaagccaccactcacacctacaaaactCAATAATGTATAGTGCTCTCATTCCTCGTATCTAAAACCGATGCCGTCGtcgatccatccacataacgtatcgaGACCCATAGCCGGTGCAGTAGACCTAATGCGTACACCACATGCACGCGTTTTAGCTGCCGCCATCATCATCGAACTGTtgacccatcttcaggagagagatctGCATCATCCCTGCCAGTTTATccatccgtcgacgccaccacgggcCAAACGGCACCACCACCCCACGCTCGTCCGTCCAGATGCGACGATTCTGGAAGATCTGTCATGCGTaacacctgccgaccaggcatgataCAACGTAGCACCTATCGGCCAaacatgacttgacatctccatcgAAAGCTTCGTGCAAGACGAAGTCGTTCCACCTCTGCCTCTGTCTTCCAActctgctccacaaacgatgctccaaAACGACACCGCAGTAGCGCCATTGTCCGATCTGGAAAACCAGATCCTAAGATTTTTCCGGAGGAGCACGAGTGGGACGACAGTAATTACAATGATGTcctcatcaaggtaacgacgcagaacgccgccatcgcctatCATCGGCTCGATTTTCACCGACAATCATGTCTTCCCGACTCACAGCCGAAACTAGATGACGGATCTCGAGATCTGGCCACCCAGCTTCAGACCGACCATCCCGACGAAAGAGATAGCCACCACCGCCAGCGGCACCGTGCATCTTTTTGAAAGCGCGCCGTCTGCGCATGCGAGATATACAAGTCGTACCACCTAAGCATGTAAGGAGAGCAGGCGAGCCATTACGTGCACCAACACGCGTCCGAATACTAAGAGCAGGCACGAGCAAGGTGCCACGATTGCCTGCACCTGGCCGGCCTGCCTTGTGCCACGCACGGTCCGGCTGTTTGGGCCTTGAATGCACTCCTTTATATATGTACCACCTGTCATACATGTTACCTAAGCTACCGCGCGCGTCTATCAACAAGATCGAGTGCAAGCGACAGCAGATCGAGTGGTCAGAGCAAACGGTGAGCGCGCGCTACGTGATTGGTGAAGGAAATGGCGACCATCAAAGCCAAGGTCCAGGACGCCGCCTCCTCCGCCAAGGCCGGCATCGATAAGGCGAAGGCCACCGCCGGCGAGAAGGTCCGTCCGCCGAGCTGAGTTGTTTCTTTTTAGATTGCCGGCCACACTACAGTCTACAGAGGTGTGTGCTAGCTGCGACTTCCGCTTATAGCTAACCTTGCCCGGACGATGTGCGTGCGCGCGCTGCTGCTGCAGGTAAAGAAGGCCACGACGACGGACCCGGAGAAGAAGCGCGAGGCGGAGGAGAAAAAGGAGGACCGCATGCACAAGGTTAACTCCGACGAGCGCGATGAGAAGGGGGACCACGCCGCCGAGAGGTCCGGGAGGcgcaccatcgtcaccggcacctAGTTAGCTTCTAGCTAGGCCCGACTACAGCATGTAGTAGTAGCGTAACCTCGGTTTTAAGCGAATCGAGGAATCAAAATAAGCGGCAGTCCGTCATAGAATGTGGTTCGATTCGATCCTTCATCTTCTGGGCTTATAAATGTGATGCTTCGAAAAATGCGACCCGTCTACATAGTCCTCTACGATCATATATACTCGAACAATCTTTCACCACAGGTCTATTGTGATGATGTCTGCTTtatcttttcttcttctcttttgcTAATCGATGATGATGTCTGCTTCATTGCCGACGGGCTACGTTCTGTAATCGCTGAGACACTCAAAGACAGAGAAATTCCAACCGACCGGTGTTTGAAGTTTTTGGTCATTGTGTTGTGTTGGTGGTTGCAGGGATCAACACTCGTATAAAAAGTTTTTCAACCGAGTGGTGTTCGAAGTTTTTGTCAGGCGTTCGAAGTTTTTCGCCATTCTGTCAGTGGTTGCACGGATGAAGAAGGATTTTTCTACAAATTTCCTTTGTTCGGAGCGTTTTCTGTACTCCCTTCTGTGTAGAGAAATCCAAGGAGGTACAGGATGTGTTTCTactatctactaccactataaaagaaagagagggcGGAGAACCCTCATCCTATTCGTCGAAACCTGCAATCTGATGGTCTACATCCCTCCAGCATACTAAATGCGTTTTACGCTTTAATTACCCATCATTGCCATTACTTAATTAATTACCAATCATTGCCATTGGGTTAACATCGTTCCCCGACCACGTCGCTCCCCTCTACCCTCACGCAACCAGCAATTTTGGCACCGCCCCACCCCTCGTCCGCCCTCTTGCTGCAACCGCGCCAGCCACCGcctcgaccgccgccggagaacCTCCGCCCGTGCCTCCCGCGCCACGCACCGCTGCGCCATCCGCACCCGCGCCTCCGCTCCGGGCTTCCTGTTGATAAACTCGAAGGCCGCGGAAAACGAGAAGACCACCAACCCTCCTCTGACGCATCTGAGAGCAGGTCGTCGCCCCGGCCGATCCACTTCCGACGGACGCAAGAGTAGGCCGATGTCCTCGCCGCTCCTCCGACGGAGACGAGAGCAGGACGGTGCCCCCGCCGCTCCTCCTCTGATATCGCATGTAGGCCGCCAGTCCTCTTCCGTTGGACGCGGGTGCAGGCCGACGCCCCCGCCGCTCCTCCTCTAGTGGACGCGAGAGCAGACCGCCGCCCCACCACTCTTCCTCCAACGGATGCGAGAgcgggccgccgcgccgccgctcctCTTCTGCTACCCCAGGTACCTCGCCGCTGAACAAACATCACGGCCGCCGCCCGCGGCTCCTCACCGTCTGCATCCATGAAGATGCCACTAATTAAGGTGGCTTAGCGCTCTGCGGGTCGATTGATTTGTAGGATTTGAGTTCATAGGATTTTAATGGTTTCTTAGCGCTCTATTTGGAGGTAATTTCTATCAATTTCTGATTCAAATTCTTGTGGTTCTCCAATCTTGGGCAGTGTCACCAGAATAGGAGGAGCGCAGCGGAAGGAGCATCAGGCACATGCTTGTGGTGACCGCGAAGACCGGAAAAGAGATGGATGGGTTCTCGCCAAGTTTCTACGGCTCACAGTTTTCATCCAGCTCTCTACAATAACTAGAAGATGAGTTATGACAACTTTTTACATAAAAGGTTGGATCTTTGAG
The sequence above is drawn from the Triticum aestivum cultivar Chinese Spring chromosome 7A, IWGSC CS RefSeq v2.1, whole genome shotgun sequence genome and encodes:
- the LOC123150928 gene encoding protein LE25 encodes the protein MATIKAKVQDAASSAKAGIDKAKATAGEKVKKATTTDPEKKREAEEKKEDRMHKVNSDERDEKGDHAAERSGRRTIVTGT